The genomic region CGATTTTATAAGATCGCATCgaagtttgttgttgttggtctgtAATGCGCAAGAGCAGGGTATAAGATCATAATGGCAGTAAGGGCAAGAAGCAGATAAGCTTCATAGCGGAGAGTAGTGCCACTACATTGATATTTCATATTCCAAAACTCTTCTGTACGATAGCAAAACCATACATTAAGAAGACCCTTCGGAATATATTGTACAAATGAGAATCGCCGTTCAAAAagatacgagtatgtatgtgtttcaATGACTACCTATTACGGTTAATTTTCCAATCAAACAAATTATGAAGGACGCTTGGACTTATGCATAGCGGGCCCACACACTTTTGCTGGGTACAACTGCACTACTTCCCAATGAATCCAATATTTCTTCGGTTTTGACAGCCGGCGTTTAAGACACATTTTCCTAAAATGTGCTTGCTAGAGTTGACTTGCTTAGCTGCATATCTCCTGTAATTTTTAACTCTAACCCttttctcttaaaaaattaGAGACAAATACTAAACATTCTGCTATTTTTTTAGGTCCTGGCCCCTATATTTCAGTGGTTGAGAACACATCAAGGCGCCAGGCATTAATTTTGGGCAAGCCCGGCGTAGCCTTGCGCGATGCCTTGATGCAAAAACAGCACCTCAAAGATCCGCAACGTGGACTATTTATCGGCGACAGTCTTGTGACGGATGTGCGCTTCGGTAAAATGTGTGGTTTTCAAACTTTATTGGTACTCAGCGGCAGCTCAACGCGAGCGGATTTGCAATCAAAGTTACCGGAAATGGAAACTCCAGACTATGTGATTGACTGCCTGGCCGATTTGAATGGATTATTTACATAAAAGATATTAATTAAAATCTTAccttttgttatattatttttttgtttttgttgaataaaatactttttattgcaAGATTTGTGCATTGAATATTGtgtacaacaaataaaaaaatattatatacataattaaGTATAAAAAGGAGTTGCTGTTTTGTGTGAAAGCGCATCACTCACGAACGGCTCCTTAGATGTactcaaggcgcattcattaaagatgGTGGCACTAGGtggcaacaatattttgtatgtttgattgtcaaagaaaagtattggcaatgtagaaaacaaagaatgaattcgcatTGCTTCATTCTGGGCTGATAGCCACATGGAcatggcgaaagaaaaaacacaaattagctgatttaccgataccacctttaatagatttgccttGGATGTACTtgattttgtttctattttcctACAAATCAGCAGATTTACcgacaccacctttaatagattcgccttgccataaataataataaatttttgaatcaattgtGGACGAATCGTTACATATTCGATTTATTCACATCGTTCATAAGTTCAATAAAATCCGCAGCGCTATCCGCATAGTAGTCGGGAATGTTGGCTAAATTAGTTTCTCTTTCCCAATCTCCTAGCTTGCAACCACCACTCAACACGACCATCGTTTGGAAACCGCATTCCTTGCCGAAGCCCACATCTTGTTCCAACATATCGCCAATCATCAGCACGCGTTTCGTATTTTCGATCTTAAAATCTTTTACGAGCATCTCAGCTAAGTCTTTGCCCGGTTTGCCAAGCGTTATTAGACGCTTCTTGCTAGAATCGGCTATAACTTGAGCGAATGGACCGGGTCCAATGATATCCAAATCCTCAGCTATCGGCAAGAGTTTGTCGGTGGCGCCCTCAATCAATATGCAATCGGGATGGCGCAAGAAGATATGCGCACGTATGAGTTTCGCCGAAGATAAATTGAAGTCAACATCGATGACTACGGCACGTACCGGCTCATCGCTGATAATGTGACGAGCGAATTCAGTGGCAGATTCTTTAAGAATTTTCGTGGGCTGCAATGGTATAAATagataaatgaaaaatgtgaaatgtgaaataaaaaatgtatagtttatatgaatgtacttatgtatatataagtcaACGATACAATAATTTGAGGTAAATGCATTACTTTTATCATTTATTCTTATCATTATTTAGCAAGATGAGCTGTATTTTTAGATATTGCAAAAAGACAGGAGCCCTTCGAAGCGATTTTCCCGCGAAATGAGAGCATTGAGATTCGCTTAAAAACCTTTGGGAAGGGTGGGGCTTCACGTCAATTCGGAAATGACTGTGCGTAATTGACGCGCAACGCGGTGCGAGCTGGCCTAAAGTAATTATCTTACCTGCCATATGCAATGTGCGacatctattattttatttatttattatatttatctattattttattaataagcaaaaattgttttctgacATCAAACAAGAGATAAAGAAGATGCGGATTTACTTGGCGAATATGTAAATTACTGCATTGGATATTTTTGTGGCACATACAgataatgcaatattttttgtagtgGTTTTTTATGGTATTATAAATGAGCGCAAATTTTTAATAGCTCTggaaatacaattaaaaaatattttatatttattaatgcgAAAAAATTGCCTTGAGGGAtattaaaatatctaaaaaactaCTAAAAGCAGACCCCAAGATAAGCTCTCGGATCCTtctgcccttattgaaaaacattttgaacTCTGAAATAATACCATCTGAGTTAAAAGAGGGGGTTGTCACTCTTCTTCCGAAAAAGGGTTCCCTATCTGAGTGCAAAAATTGGCGAGGAATCACGTTGCTAAGCATGGTGAATACATTAATAATAGCACACGTAATTCAAAAAAGGTTGTCCAACTCATTTAATCAGGGACTACGCCAAGAACAAGCAAGCTTTCGTCCCCACTACTCTTGCGTCGATCATGTAAACTTCTTGAGAGTGATCGTGTAGCAATCGGTTGAGTGGCGCTCGCCTCTTTACCTCTGCTTCATCGACTTCGACACTTTTAATCATGAAGCAATCTGGAAAGCTCTTGAATGCAAAGGAGTGCCTGAGAAAATTGTCACCTTCATAAAAGAATTGTACTCGGGCGCTTCATGTCGCGTGAAATACGAAACTGCTATAAGTGGTAGTATCGAAGTTCAAACCGGTGTTAGGCAAGGATGTGTATTATCTCCACTCTTGTTCAACCTAATCTTGGTCCTAGCAAAGCGACAAGCGTGTGCTGTTAGAAGGAGCATTTCCTGAGGTTTATGCGGCCGGCTTGAAGACCTACACTATGCGGACGACATTTGTTTACTATCGCCTAAATACTCGGATGCATCAGCTAAACTACAAGCGGTATGCTATGCAGTAGCACAAACAGGTCTAAAAATTAACATAGCAAAGACCAAAGTAATGCGGACTAACACCACCGAAACGCAAGCCCTTTAAATTGCCGACACGCCACTTGaagatataaatacattttgttaCCTTGggagtataatttaaaaaaaaaggcgaATCAACAACTAGCATACTCAACCGAATATCTAAAGGACGCGTTGCATTTGGCATGCTAGACAAGATATGGATGGAGATCAACCTACATCTCCAGGCacacaaaactgaaaatatttgatgccAACTTGAAGTCGGTAGTTCTGTATGGATGTGAAACATGGAACTTAACAACAAACATATCACAATCATTGCAATCCTATCTAAGCCGTTGCCTACGTAAGATAATGCGGATATTCTGACCGACCTGATATATATTATAAGCCAGCAATGATCTTTGGGCGGCTACCGGGCAAACACCagttcacatagaaattatgcgtcgc from Anastrepha obliqua isolate idAnaObli1 chromosome 2, idAnaObli1_1.0, whole genome shotgun sequence harbors:
- the LOC129238959 gene encoding chronophin → MTSNSEPTRNSPKHILKLSIKEKREFLDSFDRVFSDVDGVIWNLVGNIPGAAQGYRMLISAGKKINFISNNSVQPLSEYERKFKAIGIDVDLDTLVHPATSIVKYLKNINFNGLIYVIATEHLKNILREAGYEIIDGPTKILKESATEFARHIISDEPVRAVVIDVDFNLSSAKLIRAHIFLRHPDCILIEGATDKLLPIAEDLDIIGPGPFAQVIADSSKKRLITLGKPGKDLAEMLVKDFKIENTKRVLMIGDMLEQDVGFGKECGFQTMVVLSGGCKLGDWERETNLANIPDYYADSAADFIELMNDVNKSNM